The following are encoded in a window of Halosimplex halophilum genomic DNA:
- a CDS encoding THUMP domain-containing protein, with translation MRDQIPVPSLRLPRIYKYVKQTAKNRVQTYPIWPANLFQLELEGAGVYQDFSGPALLELEERGELEKITYGGLPYMASSDTARPDSAILEPTGVVYDFLTGEDDASGYIAELALYVALSKIEGELSDGVIDDIGPTGSYYRRFRGLPNPVDGLLEINGELFPIEVYNGLDYINESHSKLDQVANYSSDGDPALNPILVTRLSGKKAKDRVRKQMNGTIIDTRRIFACEPVRPNLEDAVNALNLQGQFELIPWLTTEEGLGLEGRRYHELAENREHFEKIVPSRVAAAAEDLSNDYIERVRGGVYLLYVNTLYRQAPERLGRQASLMLQSCFHKLMRNPGVDRASLLDIGWEDARERYNRIMPADDRRQRDVQDRTRSLLENLRDKNIVYRDGDSLYARKAKHPHASLDPPTAQGVTERTI, from the coding sequence ATGCGTGACCAGATACCTGTCCCCAGCTTACGGCTTCCGCGGATCTACAAGTACGTAAAACAAACGGCCAAGAACCGCGTTCAGACCTACCCAATCTGGCCAGCTAATTTGTTTCAACTCGAACTCGAAGGCGCGGGCGTCTATCAGGACTTTTCGGGTCCAGCCCTCCTCGAACTCGAAGAACGTGGTGAACTCGAAAAAATTACTTACGGCGGACTGCCGTACATGGCGTCGTCGGACACGGCCCGCCCCGATTCAGCTATCCTGGAACCGACAGGAGTGGTCTATGACTTTCTCACGGGAGAAGATGATGCCTCTGGTTATATTGCCGAACTCGCTCTCTATGTCGCCCTTTCCAAGATTGAGGGAGAACTCTCAGATGGAGTAATCGACGATATTGGACCGACTGGAAGCTACTATCGGCGTTTCCGGGGTCTCCCGAATCCTGTGGATGGTCTGCTCGAAATCAACGGTGAACTCTTTCCCATAGAAGTCTACAATGGGCTGGATTACATCAACGAATCTCATAGTAAATTAGATCAGGTTGCCAATTATTCCTCTGACGGTGACCCTGCTTTGAACCCGATTTTAGTAACCCGGCTTTCTGGTAAAAAGGCAAAGGACAGGGTCCGGAAACAGATGAACGGGACCATAATTGACACACGCCGCATCTTCGCGTGCGAACCGGTGCGCCCTAATCTGGAGGATGCGGTAAATGCATTAAATCTGCAAGGGCAGTTTGAGCTAATTCCGTGGCTCACGACGGAGGAGGGTCTCGGCTTAGAGGGGAGGCGGTATCACGAGCTGGCTGAGAATCGGGAGCATTTTGAAAAAATCGTTCCGAGCAGGGTGGCCGCTGCGGCAGAGGACCTCTCTAATGACTATATCGAACGGGTTCGAGGTGGCGTGTATCTCCTCTACGTCAACACTCTCTACCGCCAAGCGCCGGAACGACTCGGGCGTCAGGCGTCACTCATGCTCCAGTCATGTTTCCATAAACTCATGCGGAACCCCGGGGTGGACCGCGCCTCACTTCTCGATATAGGATGGGAGGATGCAAGAGAACGTTACAATCGCATTATGCCCGCAGATGACAGACGTCAGCGGGATGTTCAAGATAGAACGCGCTCGCTCCTTGAGAACCTCCGTGACAAAAACATCGTCTACAGAGATGGTGATAGCCTCTACGCACGGAAGGCGAAGCACCCCCACGCCTCACTCGATCCACCGACTGCACAGGGGGTAACCGAGAGAACTATCTGA
- a CDS encoding transcription elongation factor Spt5: MGIFAVKTTASQERTVADMIMNREEEEIHAALAPDSLTSYVMVEADDSAVFERISDEIPHMRGVVPGESGLSEVEHFLSPKPDVEGIAEGDIVELIAGPFKGEKAQVQRIDEGKDQVTVELYEATVPIPVTVRGDQIRVLDSEER; this comes from the coding sequence ATGGGTATCTTCGCCGTCAAGACCACGGCCAGCCAGGAGCGCACCGTCGCGGACATGATCATGAACCGCGAGGAGGAGGAGATCCACGCCGCGCTCGCGCCGGACTCGCTGACCTCCTACGTCATGGTCGAGGCCGACGACTCCGCCGTCTTCGAGCGCATCTCCGACGAGATCCCTCACATGCGCGGCGTCGTCCCCGGCGAGTCCGGGCTCAGCGAGGTCGAGCACTTCCTCTCGCCCAAGCCCGACGTCGAGGGCATCGCCGAGGGGGACATCGTCGAGCTCATCGCCGGCCCGTTCAAGGGCGAGAAGGCCCAGGTCCAGCGCATCGACGAGGGCAAAGACCAGGTCACCGTCGAACTGTACGAGGCGACGGTCCCGATCCCCGTCACCGTCCGCGGCGACCAGATCCGGGTCCTCGATTCGGAAGAGCGGTAG
- a CDS encoding protein translocase SEC61 complex subunit gamma produces MNVPYDLSSYVRVLKLASTPSWDEFSQVAKIAGAGIILVGILGFLIFVIMNFVPGGP; encoded by the coding sequence ATGAACGTTCCCTACGACCTGAGCTCCTACGTCCGCGTGCTGAAGCTGGCCAGCACGCCGTCGTGGGACGAGTTCTCGCAAGTCGCGAAGATCGCCGGGGCCGGGATCATCCTCGTCGGCATCCTCGGCTTCCTGATCTTCGTGATCATGAACTTCGTGCCGGGGGGGCCCTGA
- a CDS encoding tyrosine-type recombinase/integrase has protein sequence MDLEPISPERAVELYLDHRRNEVANATLRSHRSRLNQFRQWCREEEITNLNELSGRDLYQYRTWRKNEGDLSKVSLKTQLVTLRVFVKWLESIEAVKADLHTKILLPSLSTEEQVRNQMIESDRAEEILTFLRKYEYASNRHLVMELAYTTAMRRGALHSLDVADYYPKERYIEVTHSSETPLKNQEKGERHVSLNERVCELLDDWLQDKRPDVVDDHGRKPLLASEYGRLHPSTIQQIIYRITRPCEFADYCPHDRDIGSCEATERHAASKCPSSIPPHGIRRGAITSWLAEDVPEKVVSDRANVGTDVLEKHYDQRDEHQKMEQRREYSDKF, from the coding sequence ATGGACCTAGAACCAATCAGCCCAGAACGGGCCGTAGAACTGTACCTTGACCATCGACGAAACGAAGTTGCGAACGCGACGCTACGATCCCACAGATCCCGGCTCAATCAATTCAGACAATGGTGTCGAGAGGAAGAAATAACGAATCTAAACGAACTCAGTGGACGCGACCTATACCAATATCGGACCTGGCGAAAAAACGAAGGTGACCTTTCGAAGGTCTCGCTGAAAACACAGCTGGTAACTCTTCGAGTCTTCGTGAAATGGCTGGAATCAATTGAAGCTGTGAAGGCGGATCTACATACGAAAATCCTGCTTCCGAGCCTCAGCACCGAAGAACAGGTTCGGAATCAGATGATAGAGTCCGACCGGGCCGAGGAAATTCTCACATTTCTCCGGAAATACGAGTACGCCTCGAACCGTCATCTGGTCATGGAGCTAGCCTATACAACAGCCATGCGGCGAGGCGCACTCCACTCCCTTGACGTAGCCGACTACTACCCAAAAGAGAGGTATATCGAAGTAACGCATAGCTCTGAGACCCCACTAAAGAATCAAGAGAAGGGAGAGCGCCATGTATCCCTGAATGAGCGCGTTTGCGAGCTGCTGGATGACTGGTTACAGGATAAACGTCCTGATGTAGTAGACGATCATGGACGTAAACCTCTCCTTGCATCTGAATACGGTCGACTTCATCCGAGTACCATCCAGCAGATAATCTATCGGATCACTCGCCCCTGTGAGTTCGCCGATTATTGTCCTCACGACCGTGATATCGGTTCCTGTGAAGCGACGGAGCGTCATGCTGCTTCGAAGTGTCCCTCAAGTATACCTCCTCACGGTATTCGTCGAGGGGCGATTACGAGTTGGCTTGCTGAAGATGTCCCAGAGAAGGTGGTGAGTGATAGAGCAAACGTTGGAACAGATGTGCTGGAGAAGCACTACGACCAACGCGATGAGCATCAGAAGATGGAACAGCGTAGAGAATATTCGGACAAATTCTAA
- a CDS encoding tyrosine-type recombinase/integrase yields the protein MQEYEADSPRASGELQEVLREALEAELEPLPPDKALKKYLRDKSRNARQLTVQTHQQRLKWFIQYLKEQEVELNELTGRDLQDYRRWRLEQGNLNKTSEHASQVTLRVFLRWCERMNAVKPGLPDRVEIPLLKKSEEAREDAIVKDRAERIIEHLEKYEYASRAHVTWLILWSTGIRTGSLHGTDVEDYHPEADVPHIELHHRPEQTPLKNGAQAERCVFISEATCECIDDYLESNHPQVKDEEGRKPLIATPKGRAAKTTIQRDVYRWSRPCAIDQSCPHDVEVADCEARIEANKAYDCPSSQSPHTLRRGQITESLRKGAPVDAVCRRMDITKKVIDIHYDRRDEKEKMELRKQQLQQTNQQDWGGT from the coding sequence ATGCAAGAATACGAAGCAGACAGCCCGCGTGCGTCGGGAGAGCTTCAGGAGGTGCTCCGAGAAGCTCTAGAAGCGGAGCTTGAACCGCTTCCTCCCGATAAAGCACTGAAGAAGTACTTGCGCGATAAGAGTCGAAATGCTCGGCAGCTGACGGTACAGACTCATCAGCAGCGACTGAAATGGTTCATCCAGTACCTCAAAGAACAAGAAGTTGAACTCAACGAACTCACTGGCCGTGACCTGCAGGACTACCGGAGATGGCGGCTTGAGCAGGGAAACCTGAACAAGACTTCCGAACATGCGAGCCAGGTTACGTTGAGAGTGTTCCTCCGGTGGTGTGAACGGATGAATGCTGTCAAACCTGGTCTGCCTGACCGGGTTGAAATCCCGCTCCTCAAGAAATCGGAAGAAGCGCGTGAAGATGCAATAGTGAAGGACAGAGCTGAGCGAATAATCGAGCATCTCGAGAAGTACGAGTACGCATCACGCGCCCATGTGACGTGGCTAATTCTCTGGTCGACAGGGATCAGAACGGGATCTCTCCATGGAACCGACGTAGAGGACTATCATCCCGAAGCTGACGTCCCACACATTGAATTGCATCACCGGCCTGAGCAGACTCCACTGAAGAATGGAGCACAAGCAGAGCGGTGTGTCTTCATTTCAGAGGCCACGTGCGAATGCATCGATGATTACCTCGAATCGAATCATCCCCAGGTTAAGGATGAAGAGGGCCGGAAACCGCTAATCGCCACCCCAAAGGGTCGAGCTGCAAAGACGACAATCCAGCGTGATGTCTATCGATGGAGTCGGCCCTGTGCGATTGATCAAAGTTGTCCGCACGATGTCGAGGTAGCCGACTGCGAAGCCAGGATAGAAGCGAACAAGGCCTACGACTGTCCGTCCTCGCAGAGCCCTCACACTCTTCGGAGAGGCCAGATTACCGAGTCACTCCGTAAAGGAGCCCCAGTTGATGCTGTCTGTAGAAGGATGGATATCACAAAGAAAGTGATAGATATCCACTACGACCGGCGCGACGAGAAAGAGAAGATGGAGTTACGGAAGCAGCAACTCCAGCAGACCAACCAACAGGACTGGGGAGGGACATAA
- a CDS encoding HNH endonuclease, whose protein sequence is MPTPFTRTKYTDWFNYDIRVEPEENHYVAHIEAEPSSRKDDIDTVTTDEWNLTIGSIPSFVGLEQNNPQKRSATFTIADSDTDATRGTIKAELVQETDTDFNTDRNSVPVQVTVPAAGPLTIAHRLLDEAPDSEPSYDLIEAIHDTYDEDKPYNELNEFRSDIAQVSDIFSYLDLVNKLCLHSEQLKQSLSNSIERFLAKSLLGRPEKERCLKDSDTYDDVLERFHSETYPGLPSINTDLIQSEYLRRYCTADDPQTTPTDYGFDKTPSAILYTDWGAYKLAQGVVEHGPKRVQEALLDLISDEGQSLIGQGDGEADIKEWYEKQKEQALNGDLSLSERANLLAEIIRYAATLDTHEFEYILSNYCYRKGINADDPTWAQTLFEATALLCDSDHLDIPVYHRKAKIFYNQQKALQFRFDHDIDDTIGQQERYESAEEHYRSACRLARTETNEFSPQPSLAAQTRQSAAAMAVRRFTAQNEFDQALDELNEALDTLDEILDDDAPDYEQISTRLEAEQKAILGHKYREQGNFRQAIERFWEARRLYADSSKHHSKARMAEYIESTFRQLEEDGRGTAQAEAVKTAVRDAYDERCAVCGSRRHSPTGDPEVEVAHIKAKSDDGLYVRENLLPLCQFHHWAFDNDWFYVGNDYTIQVTDVTTVPGYDDLSDIDGQPLKEPDVDDFPQPHQMFLTANRQANQFAPDEPPDEISPPDISSETDALSHGAERYQWKDKLDTGIQGTQNELIASPETLL, encoded by the coding sequence ATGCCCACTCCATTCACCCGGACGAAGTACACTGATTGGTTCAACTACGATATCCGGGTAGAACCCGAAGAAAATCACTACGTTGCCCACATCGAGGCTGAACCTTCGTCAAGAAAAGACGACATTGACACCGTAACGACTGACGAGTGGAATCTTACCATCGGTTCAATTCCTTCTTTCGTGGGTCTGGAACAGAATAACCCACAAAAGCGGTCTGCAACATTTACAATCGCCGACTCGGACACCGATGCCACCCGGGGCACGATTAAAGCCGAACTAGTGCAGGAGACTGATACAGATTTCAATACCGACAGAAATTCTGTTCCAGTTCAGGTTACCGTTCCCGCTGCCGGCCCTCTCACGATAGCACACCGGCTTTTAGATGAAGCTCCGGACTCAGAACCGTCCTATGATCTCATCGAAGCTATACACGACACCTACGACGAAGATAAACCATACAATGAACTCAACGAGTTCCGAAGCGATATCGCCCAGGTATCCGATATTTTCTCGTATCTAGATTTAGTAAACAAGCTCTGCCTCCATTCAGAACAGCTCAAACAGAGCCTCTCGAATTCGATCGAACGATTTCTCGCAAAATCACTCCTCGGAAGGCCGGAGAAGGAACGGTGTCTGAAAGATTCAGACACATACGATGATGTCCTCGAACGTTTCCACTCAGAAACATACCCTGGTCTTCCGTCAATTAATACTGACCTCATCCAGTCAGAATATCTCAGACGGTATTGCACTGCTGACGATCCACAAACGACTCCCACAGATTACGGTTTCGACAAGACTCCATCTGCAATTCTCTACACTGACTGGGGAGCCTACAAACTCGCACAGGGGGTCGTTGAACATGGCCCTAAACGGGTTCAGGAAGCACTTTTAGACCTCATCTCGGATGAGGGCCAATCACTTATTGGGCAAGGTGATGGTGAAGCAGACATCAAAGAGTGGTACGAAAAGCAGAAAGAGCAAGCACTGAACGGTGATCTGTCCCTTTCAGAACGTGCTAACCTTCTGGCAGAGATTATCCGATACGCAGCAACACTCGACACACACGAATTCGAATATATCCTCTCGAATTACTGTTATCGGAAGGGGATCAATGCCGACGATCCGACTTGGGCACAGACTTTATTTGAAGCTACTGCACTGCTGTGTGATTCAGACCATTTGGATATTCCCGTCTACCACCGGAAGGCAAAAATATTTTATAATCAACAAAAAGCACTCCAGTTCCGCTTCGACCACGACATTGATGATACCATCGGCCAGCAAGAGCGATACGAATCTGCTGAAGAGCACTACCGGAGCGCCTGCAGGCTAGCCCGTACTGAAACAAACGAATTCTCACCGCAACCCTCTCTCGCTGCCCAGACGCGTCAGAGTGCAGCAGCAATGGCAGTCCGACGCTTCACGGCACAGAATGAATTCGATCAGGCACTTGACGAACTGAATGAGGCCCTCGACACTCTCGACGAGATACTAGATGATGACGCACCGGATTACGAACAGATATCTACACGGCTAGAAGCCGAACAGAAAGCAATACTTGGGCACAAATACCGCGAACAGGGAAACTTCCGACAAGCAATCGAGCGGTTTTGGGAAGCCCGTCGACTGTATGCGGACTCCTCGAAGCACCACTCGAAGGCACGAATGGCTGAGTACATCGAATCGACATTCAGACAACTCGAAGAAGACGGGCGAGGAACAGCACAGGCCGAAGCTGTCAAAACAGCCGTTCGAGACGCATATGACGAACGGTGTGCAGTATGTGGCAGTCGCCGTCACTCACCGACCGGTGACCCGGAAGTTGAGGTGGCCCACATCAAAGCAAAAAGCGACGATGGATTGTACGTTCGGGAAAATCTCCTCCCACTCTGCCAGTTCCACCACTGGGCCTTCGACAATGACTGGTTCTACGTCGGCAATGACTATACTATTCAGGTCACTGATGTGACTACTGTTCCCGGCTATGACGATCTCTCCGACATCGACGGGCAGCCCCTCAAAGAACCAGACGTAGACGACTTCCCCCAGCCACACCAAATGTTCCTCACGGCTAATCGGCAGGCAAACCAGTTTGCTCCAGACGAACCACCGGATGAGATTTCACCGCCTGACATCTCGTCTGAAACTGATGCTCTCAGCCATGGAGCCGAGCGATACCAGTGGAAAGATAAACTGGACACCGGCATCCAGGGTACACAGAACGAATTGATTGCCAGTCCGGAAACTCTCCTGTAA
- a CDS encoding phosphatase PAP2 family protein, translating to MGLATVLAQVAAGVVALHLLGLVAVVGRDGLAGAPGRVRANLRAVAPTLGLLVVVLAVNGVVRDVGVELSWLIGVNITGAIHALEGGFVAWVQSLATPPLTTYFSAVYVFGYAFLLTFPVVAYLACRSDRPVRTLLVAYAVNYALGLVCYVLFVSYGPRNVTPEAVDSLLYAHWPQAQLLTGRVNRNTNVFPSLHTSLSVTVALVAYRYREVYPRWTPVAAALAGSIAVSTMYLGIHWATDVVAGAALAAVAVAVGLRVTAPAGESADPVDGADPADGATGRWTDRVADWIRE from the coding sequence ATGGGGCTGGCAACCGTCCTCGCGCAGGTCGCCGCCGGCGTCGTCGCCCTGCACCTGCTCGGACTGGTCGCGGTCGTCGGCCGCGACGGCCTGGCCGGCGCCCCCGGACGGGTGCGGGCGAACCTCCGCGCGGTCGCGCCGACGCTGGGGCTGCTCGTCGTCGTCCTCGCCGTCAACGGCGTCGTCCGCGACGTGGGCGTCGAGCTCTCCTGGCTCATCGGCGTCAACATCACCGGCGCGATCCACGCCCTGGAGGGCGGGTTCGTCGCCTGGGTCCAGTCGCTCGCGACGCCGCCGCTGACGACCTACTTCAGCGCCGTCTACGTCTTCGGCTACGCCTTCCTGCTGACCTTCCCCGTCGTCGCCTACCTCGCCTGCCGGAGCGACCGCCCCGTCCGGACGCTGCTCGTCGCCTACGCGGTCAACTACGCCCTCGGGCTCGTCTGTTACGTCCTGTTCGTCTCCTACGGCCCCCGGAACGTCACGCCGGAGGCGGTCGACTCGCTGCTGTACGCCCACTGGCCGCAGGCGCAACTGCTGACCGGCCGGGTCAACCGCAACACGAACGTCTTCCCGTCGCTGCACACCTCGCTGTCCGTGACGGTCGCGCTCGTCGCCTACCGCTACCGCGAGGTCTACCCCCGGTGGACGCCCGTCGCCGCCGCCCTCGCGGGGTCGATCGCCGTCTCGACGATGTACCTCGGCATCCACTGGGCGACCGACGTGGTCGCCGGCGCCGCCCTGGCGGCGGTCGCCGTCGCCGTCGGCCTCCGGGTCACCGCCCCCGCCGGAGAAAGCGCCGACCCCGTCGACGGGGCCGACCCCGCCGACGGGGCCACCGGCCGCTGGACCGACCGGGTCGCCGACTGGATCCGGGAGTGA
- a CDS encoding polysaccharide deacetylase family protein has translation MVERTPNHDLHRYEPGETDWTHSPDMATIEERLVVRDEEANLGNYTPHEAATFVATDTGAVYDGDGDAWTPATREADQINANQVRSTEGYVHGCSLDERAAGRIASPAPPSRPMEMPRHIATYPTRETPVVMIHSEGSHIAEYEELYPRMKERGLPWMMGATPARIEKDDAEGLVSTDQLKEMLLDGCEVGLYTGSGTVDEGGRLTEPGNNSDGVEEMSDLLRIVREQKRDLEAKGFPVTHLQPRQGRGLNMGELDEPQFYAVRSLFAASGHGWATNGDDYAATATTAKHGQSSALIERPDQHTAAEAKAMIDRLTERPKGRLRLFFHSHKVDDWPRLEEIFDYLVEKREAGELHVASSTGGLLIPWTLPEGDIVQESSPKFDDFADSFWLPMGNEPVVDNARADPFWTIGSSTGDEVFGGLRTRDIQLNPQFTTMMVQFDARVPDSVRDVTVRADSFDDFPRAETSFSVGPNWETVYCPVGVPRADTGRADVKTKWELDIWTTADEMNLKNVRIYPC, from the coding sequence ATGGTCGAACGCACTCCCAATCACGACCTCCACCGGTACGAGCCGGGCGAGACCGACTGGACGCACTCGCCGGACATGGCGACGATCGAGGAGCGGCTGGTCGTCAGGGACGAGGAGGCGAACCTCGGCAACTACACGCCCCACGAGGCGGCCACGTTCGTTGCGACGGACACGGGCGCCGTGTACGACGGCGACGGCGACGCCTGGACTCCCGCGACGCGGGAGGCCGACCAGATCAACGCGAACCAGGTCCGCTCCACCGAGGGGTACGTCCACGGCTGCTCGCTCGACGAGCGGGCGGCCGGCCGCATCGCGAGCCCGGCGCCGCCGAGCAGGCCGATGGAGATGCCCCGCCACATCGCCACGTATCCGACCCGCGAGACGCCGGTCGTGATGATACACAGCGAGGGGAGCCACATCGCCGAGTACGAGGAGCTGTACCCGCGGATGAAGGAACGGGGCCTCCCCTGGATGATGGGCGCGACCCCGGCGCGCATCGAGAAAGACGACGCCGAGGGCCTCGTCAGCACCGACCAGCTCAAGGAGATGCTGCTTGACGGCTGCGAGGTCGGCCTCTACACCGGCAGCGGGACCGTCGACGAGGGCGGTCGGCTGACCGAGCCCGGGAACAACAGCGACGGCGTCGAGGAGATGTCGGACCTGCTGCGGATCGTCCGCGAGCAGAAGCGGGACCTCGAAGCCAAGGGGTTCCCCGTCACGCACCTCCAGCCCAGGCAGGGCCGGGGACTGAACATGGGCGAACTCGACGAGCCGCAGTTCTACGCCGTCCGGTCGCTGTTCGCCGCCTCGGGCCACGGCTGGGCGACCAACGGCGACGACTACGCCGCGACCGCGACGACCGCCAAGCACGGCCAGAGTTCGGCGCTGATCGAGCGACCCGACCAGCACACGGCCGCCGAGGCCAAGGCGATGATCGACCGGCTGACCGAGCGGCCGAAGGGTCGCCTGCGGCTGTTCTTCCACAGCCACAAGGTCGACGACTGGCCGCGCCTCGAGGAGATCTTCGACTACCTCGTCGAGAAACGGGAGGCGGGGGAGTTGCACGTCGCCTCCTCGACGGGGGGGCTGCTCATCCCGTGGACGCTCCCGGAGGGGGACATCGTCCAGGAGTCCTCGCCGAAGTTCGACGACTTCGCGGACAGCTTCTGGCTCCCGATGGGGAACGAACCCGTCGTCGACAACGCCCGCGCCGACCCCTTCTGGACGATCGGGTCGTCGACCGGCGACGAGGTCTTCGGCGGGCTGCGGACCCGCGACATCCAGCTGAACCCCCAGTTCACGACGATGATGGTCCAGTTCGACGCGCGCGTCCCCGACAGCGTCAGGGACGTGACCGTCCGCGCCGACTCCTTCGACGACTTCCCCCGCGCGGAGACGAGCTTCTCCGTCGGTCCGAACTGGGAGACGGTGTACTGCCCCGTCGGCGTCCCGCGCGCCGACACGGGCCGGGCCGATGTCAAGACCAAGTGGGAACTCGACATCTGGACGACCGCCGACGAGATGAACCTCAAGAACGTCCGTATCTACCCCTGCTGA
- a CDS encoding ABC transporter substrate-binding protein: protein MGDRPDAPPSNRRRKLLGSLAAGATLGTAGCMRRLRAATGWESVSPVSVGIKTLPADADPYALRVAQSVAGWFRAAGLEVSVTPVAPEELYRQVLIRNDFDAFVGRIPARLRDGDGLYPLLHSRFGSEPGWQNPFGYANLDVDDRLVEQRTATGEARREALAAVQRSVARTQPFSLVAFPDEIRAVRDGRFDGWHGIDFESPLGYLSLDEGSREASRATATATATAPSDDPATLRAVITDRRPTENLNPLAAEFRWTGVLTGLLYDSLGYEAETGGVEPWLADTWEFETVDGRPRARVRLRDGLTWHDGEPLTAADVALTYALLSDVTLGRTTAGTDTATEDDAAVAAPRFRGRSSLVADAEALDSRTVEIRFTECTAGVAARALTVPVLPDHVWRERASPASVGGVDFGATSEALVTNNVPPVGSGPFAFERNVPGDRLVLERFDDHFLAADPPADLPADVDGLPPFERVDVTVVGTDETAVSMVASGDADVTGTAVGAGTIPRIGRSEGVDLVVGRSPSPYVVGYNARRPPLTNPRFRNTLGHLVDQRALVDDVFDGYGWPAASPLAGTDLVPPDLRFEDEHPVTPFFGSNGAVDVDAARDAFREAGYEYDDGALVERD from the coding sequence ATGGGGGATCGACCGGACGCGCCGCCCTCGAACCGGCGGCGCAAGCTGCTGGGTTCGCTCGCGGCCGGGGCCACCCTCGGGACCGCCGGGTGTATGCGCCGGCTGCGCGCGGCCACCGGCTGGGAGTCGGTGTCGCCGGTGTCGGTCGGGATCAAGACGCTCCCGGCCGACGCGGACCCCTACGCCCTCCGGGTCGCCCAGTCGGTCGCCGGGTGGTTCCGGGCGGCCGGCCTCGAAGTGTCGGTCACGCCGGTCGCCCCCGAGGAGCTGTACCGCCAGGTGCTCATCCGGAACGACTTCGACGCGTTCGTCGGCCGGATCCCCGCCCGCCTCCGGGACGGCGACGGGCTCTACCCGCTGTTGCACTCGCGGTTCGGCTCCGAGCCGGGCTGGCAGAACCCGTTCGGCTACGCGAACCTCGACGTCGACGACCGGCTGGTCGAGCAGCGCACCGCGACCGGCGAGGCGCGACGCGAGGCGCTCGCGGCCGTCCAGCGCAGCGTCGCCCGCACCCAGCCGTTCTCGCTGGTCGCGTTTCCCGACGAGATCCGGGCCGTCCGCGACGGCCGCTTCGACGGGTGGCACGGGATCGACTTCGAGTCGCCGCTGGGCTACCTCTCGCTCGACGAGGGCTCCCGGGAGGCCTCGCGCGCGACCGCCACAGCGACCGCCACGGCGCCCTCCGACGACCCCGCGACGCTACGCGCCGTGATCACCGACCGGCGACCCACCGAGAACCTCAACCCGCTCGCCGCGGAGTTCCGGTGGACCGGCGTCCTCACCGGACTGCTGTACGACTCCCTGGGCTACGAGGCCGAGACCGGCGGGGTCGAGCCCTGGCTGGCCGACACCTGGGAGTTCGAGACGGTCGACGGCCGGCCGCGTGCGCGCGTCCGGCTCCGCGACGGGCTGACCTGGCACGACGGCGAGCCGCTGACGGCGGCCGACGTAGCGCTCACGTACGCCCTGCTCTCGGACGTGACGCTCGGGCGGACGACAGCGGGGACCGACACCGCGACCGAGGACGACGCGGCGGTGGCCGCCCCCCGGTTCCGCGGCCGGAGCAGCCTCGTCGCCGACGCTGAGGCGCTCGACTCGCGGACCGTCGAGATCCGGTTCACCGAGTGTACCGCCGGGGTCGCGGCGCGCGCGCTCACGGTCCCGGTGTTGCCCGACCACGTCTGGCGCGAGCGAGCGAGTCCGGCCTCCGTCGGCGGCGTCGACTTCGGCGCGACCTCCGAGGCGCTCGTGACCAACAACGTCCCGCCGGTCGGGAGCGGACCGTTCGCCTTCGAGCGGAACGTCCCCGGCGACCGCCTCGTGCTCGAACGCTTCGACGACCACTTCCTCGCGGCGGACCCGCCGGCGGATCTGCCCGCCGACGTGGACGGGCTCCCGCCGTTCGAACGGGTGGACGTGACCGTCGTCGGCACCGACGAGACGGCCGTCTCGATGGTCGCGAGCGGCGACGCGGACGTGACCGGGACCGCCGTCGGCGCCGGAACGATCCCGCGGATCGGCCGGTCGGAGGGGGTCGACCTGGTCGTCGGCCGGTCGCCCTCGCCGTACGTCGTCGGCTACAACGCCCGCCGGCCGCCGCTGACGAACCCGCGGTTCCGGAACACGCTCGGCCACCTGGTCGACCAGCGGGCGCTGGTCGACGACGTGTTCGACGGCTACGGCTGGCCCGCGGCGAGCCCTCTGGCCGGGACCGACCTGGTTCCTCCGGACCTCCGGTTCGAGGACGAACACCCGGTGACGCCCTTCTTCGGGTCGAACGGCGCGGTCGACGTCGACGCCGCGCGGGACGCGTTCCGCGAGGCGGGGTACGAGTACGACGACGGGGCCCTCGTGGAGCGTGACTGA